A portion of the Glycine max cultivar Williams 82 chromosome 10, Glycine_max_v4.0, whole genome shotgun sequence genome contains these proteins:
- the LOC100812673 gene encoding AT-hook motif nuclear-localized protein 1, with protein MESAATALNNIINNNNTVPAVSPPPPPPPSSEPQPMNMNVNMNMNVVNTTEGTTPTPTPTTMVPPTTMVVPAVPAPTTTTLAVATTTPGSLDLFGKKKRGRPRKYDADGNLRVSARPTPTPPSGFTLSTPSEYSSSKRERGKHYNTTFANNSYQQQLYSSSLGDVFAITAAGDFVAHVLNAYTGEDVAGKILSFAQKGPRGICILSANGAISNVTIRQPGSSGGILTYEGRFEILSLSGSFTVVDNSGMKSRTGGLSVSLAGPDGRVIGGGVAGLLTAAGPIQIVVGSFMQNCCKTQKRKYQREQQIVAATPTSAGPEIVTAAIPISQANAADGENFLIPIPIYQIPDQNQRESISVSSDKQNLDATPDAAATWNGSEEYSDQRTSPDINISLPDE; from the exons ATGGAATCAGCAGCAACAGCATTGAacaacatcatcaacaacaacaacactgtTCCTGCAGTgtcgccaccaccaccaccaccaccatcctCAGAGCCTCAGCCAATGAACATGAATGTCAACATGAACATGAACGTGGTCAACACCACAGAAGGaacaacaccaacaccaaccCCAACAACAATGGTTCCCCCAACAACAATGGTTGTTCCTGCAGTGCCAGCTCCAACAACGACAACATTAGcagtagcaacaacaacaccagggagtttggatttgtttgggaagaagaagagagggaGGCCTAGAAAGTATGATGCAGATGGGAACCTGAGAGTGAGTGCAAGACCAACACCAACACCACCATCGGGTTTTACTTTGTCCACACCTTCTGAGTACTCTTCTTCCAAAAGAGAGCGCGGCAAACACTACAACACAACTTTTGCCAACAACAGCTACCAACAACAactctattcttcttctttgg GTGATGTGTTTGCAATCACAGCTGCTGGTGATTTTGTAGCGCATGTGTTGAATGCTTATACTGGAGAG GATGTTGCTGGAAAGATCTTGTCATTTGCCCAGAAGGGTCCAAGAGGAATATGCATTCTCTCTGCCAATGGAGCTATCTCGAATGTCACCATACGCCAACCTGGTTCTTCTGGTGGCATTTTGACTTATGAG GGTCGGTTTGAGATTTTATCTTTGTCTGGATCATTCACAGTTGTTGACAACAGTGGCATGAAAAGCCGAACTGGTGGATTGAGTGTCTCACTTGCTGGCCCTGATGGTCGGGTCATAGGTGGTGGTGTTGCTGGACTTTTAACTGCTGCTGGCCCCATTCAG ATTGTTGTAGGAAGCTTCATGCAAAATTGTTGCAAGACCCAAAAGAGGAAGTATCAACGTGAACAACAGATAGTGGCGGCCACCCCTACTTCAGCTGGTCCAGAAATAGTGACAGCAGCAATACCTATCTCACAAGCAAATGCTGCTGATGGTGAGAACTTTCTGATACCTATACCTATCTATCAGATTCCAGACCAAAACCAGAGAGAATCTATCAGTGTTTCAAGTGACAAACAGAACCTAGATGCTACTCCTGATGCTGCTGCTACTTGGAATGGTTCTGAGGAATATTCAGACCAGAGGACTTCTCCAGACATCAACATATCTTTGCCAGATGAATAG